A single window of Martelella sp. NC20 DNA harbors:
- a CDS encoding glucan biosynthesis protein, which translates to MKRRTFLAQTAVGALALSGVGGNAFAQQAVEPGKMPEANAAVEAAGPPPDAFNFDKLTADMKAKAGEPYQEPSQDVPEPFKDLQYDDYRAIRYDPNKAIWRDQSDFQLQAFALGWLFKTPVDIYEVVDGQTEKLVFTGDDFIYRAPLDIEQFHGVKLPGVAGFRINYPLNRPEVSDELISFLGSSYFRALGQDNLYGLSARGLAVNTATSQGEEFPRFSAFYIMRPGTDNDKITVFAALDGPSVTGAYRFVITPGKNTRMDVTARLFFRNDIERLGVAPMTSMFLFGPANHHAFDDYRGRVHDSEGLKIVRADGTELWRNLQNAKSLANSFFGETNPRAFGLYQRHRAFVDYQDAEAHYERRPSLLVEPVGNWGKGTISLVEIPTDKEVNDNIVCFWQPDSPALKGGSAEFGYRLTWGAIEEDQARLARVIDIRSGEGGVSGGADDNDGVRKLVVDFAGGPLDDMAPGSELQERLHVTNGEIVHSTVSAIRGQGIWRLAIDIKPAGDAPVELVGALTDGSRDVSEIWLYQWRKGDDQPD; encoded by the coding sequence ATGAAGAGACGAACCTTTCTGGCCCAGACGGCGGTCGGCGCGCTCGCTCTTTCCGGTGTGGGCGGCAACGCGTTCGCGCAGCAGGCAGTCGAGCCAGGCAAGATGCCGGAAGCCAACGCCGCGGTCGAGGCGGCCGGCCCGCCCCCCGATGCGTTCAATTTCGACAAGCTGACGGCGGACATGAAGGCAAAGGCCGGCGAGCCCTATCAGGAGCCGTCGCAGGATGTCCCCGAGCCGTTCAAGGACCTTCAATACGACGATTACCGTGCGATCCGTTACGATCCCAACAAGGCGATCTGGCGCGACCAGTCCGATTTCCAGCTCCAGGCCTTCGCGCTCGGCTGGCTGTTCAAGACGCCGGTCGATATCTACGAAGTCGTCGACGGCCAGACCGAGAAACTGGTGTTTACCGGCGACGATTTCATCTATCGCGCGCCCCTCGACATCGAGCAGTTCCACGGCGTCAAACTGCCGGGCGTGGCAGGGTTCCGGATCAACTATCCGCTCAATCGTCCCGAAGTCTCCGACGAGCTGATTTCGTTTCTCGGCTCATCCTATTTTCGCGCGCTCGGCCAGGACAATCTCTACGGGCTGTCGGCGCGTGGGCTCGCGGTCAACACCGCGACCAGCCAGGGCGAGGAGTTTCCGCGCTTCTCCGCCTTCTACATCATGCGCCCGGGAACGGACAACGACAAGATCACGGTTTTCGCAGCGCTCGACGGTCCGAGCGTGACCGGCGCCTACCGTTTCGTGATCACGCCGGGAAAAAATACGCGAATGGATGTCACCGCGCGACTTTTTTTCCGGAACGATATCGAGCGTCTCGGCGTTGCACCCATGACATCCATGTTTCTGTTCGGGCCAGCCAACCACCATGCTTTCGATGACTACCGGGGGCGGGTCCACGACAGCGAAGGGCTGAAGATCGTGCGGGCCGACGGAACGGAATTGTGGCGCAATCTGCAGAATGCGAAATCGCTGGCCAATTCGTTCTTCGGCGAAACCAATCCACGCGCGTTCGGGCTCTATCAGCGCCATCGGGCGTTTGTGGACTACCAGGACGCCGAGGCCCATTACGAGCGCCGGCCCTCGCTGCTGGTCGAGCCGGTCGGCAACTGGGGCAAGGGAACGATTTCGCTGGTCGAGATACCGACCGACAAGGAAGTCAACGACAATATCGTCTGCTTCTGGCAGCCGGACAGCCCCGCCCTGAAAGGCGGCTCCGCCGAGTTCGGTTATCGGCTGACCTGGGGCGCGATCGAGGAAGACCAGGCCCGCCTCGCCCGCGTGATCGATATCCGCAGCGGCGAAGGCGGCGTGTCGGGGGGCGCCGATGACAATGACGGCGTGCGCAAGCTCGTGGTCGATTTCGCAGGCGGCCCGCTCGATGACATGGCGCCCGGCTCGGAACTGCAGGAGCGCCTGCACGTTACCAATGGCGAGATCGTGCATTCCACGGTCTCGGCGATCAGGGGCCAGGGCATCTGGCGTCTGGCAATCGATATCAAACCCGCAGGCGATGCTCCGGTGGAGCTTGTCGGGGCGCTGACGGACGGCAGTCGCGACGTGAGTGAAATATGGTTATATCAGTGGAGAAAAGGCGATGACCAACCAGATTAA
- a CDS encoding FKBP-type peptidyl-prolyl cis-trans isomerase, with protein sequence MTEAKTGDTVRIHYTGTLNDGSTFDSSDGRQPLEFTVGAGQIIPGLDREIAGMAVGDNRDVKVASTEAYGPHDPQKVQVVPRSAMPQEVEVAPGMQLQARTPDGQTVPLIVTRVEEREVTVDANHPLAGQDLNFAVELVEIVKAA encoded by the coding sequence ATGACAGAAGCCAAAACGGGCGATACCGTTCGTATTCACTACACCGGAACCCTCAATGACGGTTCGACCTTTGACAGTTCCGATGGCCGCCAGCCGCTGGAATTCACCGTGGGCGCCGGCCAGATCATCCCCGGCCTCGACCGCGAGATCGCCGGCATGGCCGTCGGAGACAATCGCGATGTGAAGGTGGCCTCCACCGAAGCCTACGGCCCCCACGACCCGCAGAAGGTGCAGGTCGTACCGCGCTCCGCGATGCCGCAGGAGGTCGAGGTCGCCCCCGGCATGCAGCTTCAGGCGCGCACGCCCGATGGCCAGACCGTGCCGCTGATCGTCACTAGGGTCGAGGAGCGGGAAGTCACGGTCGATGCCAATCATCCGCTGGCGGGCCAGGACCTGAACTTCGCGGTCGAACTGGTCGAGATCGTGAAGGCCGCCTGA
- the thiB gene encoding thiamine ABC transporter substrate binding subunit, whose product MIHRSAIAILALAALPALPAAAQEGKVLTVYTYESFNAEWGPGPLVKAAFEKTCGCTLKFVSVQDGVALLNRLKLEGQSSPADIVLGLDNNLIHEAKETGFFADSGVSTENTEIPGGFSDEVFVPFDYGWFDIVYDTESIDAPPTTLDELVNGPAGEKLVIEDPRTSTPGLGMLLWMKSVYGDDAAQQWKKLSDRILTVAPGWSEAYGLFTSGEAPMVLSYTTSPAYHEIAEGSDRYKAIDFKDGLYIQIEVAGMTAMADDPALAKSFLEFILTPGFQDAIPTHNWMMPAAATTDPLPAAFADAVKPEKTLQFSPDVVAENRQKWIDEWLNAMSAR is encoded by the coding sequence ATGATCCATCGCTCAGCCATCGCAATTCTGGCGCTCGCAGCCCTTCCGGCCCTGCCGGCGGCAGCCCAGGAGGGCAAGGTCCTCACCGTCTACACCTATGAAAGCTTCAATGCCGAATGGGGGCCCGGACCGCTGGTGAAGGCGGCCTTCGAGAAGACCTGCGGCTGCACGCTGAAATTCGTCAGCGTCCAGGATGGCGTCGCCCTTCTCAACCGGCTGAAGCTTGAGGGGCAGTCGAGCCCGGCCGACATCGTTCTCGGCCTCGACAACAACCTGATCCACGAGGCGAAGGAAACCGGCTTTTTCGCAGACTCCGGGGTCTCGACCGAGAATACCGAAATTCCCGGCGGTTTTTCCGACGAAGTGTTCGTGCCCTTCGATTACGGCTGGTTCGACATCGTCTATGACACCGAAAGCATCGACGCGCCGCCGACCACGCTCGACGAACTGGTCAACGGACCCGCCGGCGAGAAGCTGGTGATCGAGGACCCGCGCACCTCCACGCCCGGGCTCGGCATGCTGCTGTGGATGAAATCGGTCTATGGCGATGACGCCGCCCAGCAGTGGAAAAAACTCTCCGACCGGATCCTGACGGTCGCGCCGGGCTGGTCGGAGGCCTACGGGCTGTTTACCAGCGGCGAGGCGCCGATGGTGCTGTCCTACACCACCTCGCCGGCCTATCACGAGATCGCCGAGGGCAGCGATCGCTACAAGGCGATCGATTTCAAGGACGGGCTCTATATCCAGATCGAGGTCGCCGGCATGACCGCCATGGCCGATGATCCCGCGCTTGCGAAATCCTTCCTCGAATTCATCCTGACCCCCGGTTTTCAGGACGCGATCCCGACCCATAACTGGATGATGCCGGCAGCCGCCACCACCGATCCGCTGCCCGCCGCCTTCGCGGATGCGGTCAAGCCCGAAAAGACCCTGCAATTTTCACCGGACGTGGTCGCCGAAAACCGTCAGAAATGGATCGATGAATGGCTGAACGCCATGAGCGCGCGGTGA
- the thiP gene encoding thiamine/thiamine pyrophosphate ABC transporter permease gives MFLSPSERRRSYGYGIVALAGVVGFIVIAIVALSGFGRLQASIAVFDEPYVWRILRFTLWQATLSTLISVALAIPVARALARRPHFPGRLWIVRLMAVPLGLPVLIGALGLIGIWGRQGIFNDLLTFAGFGRPLQIYGLQGILLAHVYFNLPLAARLFLAGLERVPQEYFKSAAMLSMPGRAVFRFIEWPVIAPLIAGVAGLIFMLCATSFTLVLILGGGPAATTIEVAIYQALRFDFNPARAVALAGMQIGLTGMVLTALAFLPKAADPGTSADTALARPDGAGRLRVAADTGLIALFTVFLALPLAIIVIKGVEADLLKLLGERIFLSATATSLAIAFGAALISLSVALAFITATGAVAAAKRPNVAERGFSATMAAMGSLVLLVPPIVLGTGWFLLLRPFGLTDAAAPLVVAGINALMALPFVLRVLAPAIAVHRARTARLSASLGLSGLARMRIVDWPGLKKPLSTALSFATALSLGDLGAVALFGGDDLTTLPWLLYSRLGSYRTDDANGLALLLGAICLVLMVAGTRQPAAR, from the coding sequence GTGTTCCTGTCCCCCTCCGAGCGCCGTCGCAGTTACGGCTACGGCATCGTCGCCCTTGCCGGCGTGGTCGGCTTTATCGTGATCGCGATTGTGGCGCTGTCCGGTTTCGGGCGGCTGCAGGCGTCGATCGCGGTCTTTGACGAGCCCTATGTCTGGCGCATCCTGCGCTTCACGCTCTGGCAGGCCACGTTGTCGACGCTGATTTCGGTAGCGCTCGCCATCCCCGTCGCCCGGGCGCTGGCGCGGCGGCCGCATTTTCCGGGCCGGCTCTGGATCGTGCGGCTGATGGCCGTGCCGCTTGGCCTGCCGGTCTTGATCGGCGCGCTCGGGCTGATCGGCATCTGGGGCCGGCAGGGGATATTCAACGATCTGCTGACATTTGCGGGCTTTGGTCGTCCACTGCAAATTTATGGCCTGCAGGGCATTCTGCTCGCCCATGTCTATTTCAACCTGCCGCTCGCCGCCCGCCTGTTCCTGGCGGGGCTTGAACGGGTGCCGCAGGAATATTTCAAATCGGCGGCGATGCTTTCAATGCCCGGACGCGCGGTGTTCCGCTTCATCGAATGGCCGGTGATCGCGCCGCTGATTGCAGGCGTCGCCGGGCTGATCTTCATGCTCTGCGCCACCTCGTTCACGCTGGTGCTTATCCTCGGCGGCGGGCCGGCTGCGACCACGATCGAGGTCGCGATCTATCAGGCGCTGCGCTTCGATTTCAATCCCGCGCGCGCCGTCGCCCTTGCCGGCATGCAGATCGGGCTGACCGGTATGGTGCTGACAGCACTCGCCTTTCTGCCCAAGGCCGCCGATCCCGGCACGAGCGCCGATACCGCCCTTGCCCGCCCGGATGGCGCCGGCCGGCTCAGGGTCGCGGCCGATACCGGCCTGATCGCGCTTTTCACGGTCTTTCTGGCTCTGCCGCTCGCCATCATCGTCATCAAGGGCGTCGAGGCCGACCTCCTCAAGCTGCTCGGCGAGCGGATATTTCTCAGCGCCACCGCGACAAGCCTTGCGATCGCGTTCGGCGCGGCTCTGATATCGCTTTCCGTTGCGCTCGCCTTCATCACCGCCACCGGGGCGGTGGCCGCGGCGAAGCGACCGAACGTCGCCGAGCGCGGTTTCAGCGCGACGATGGCGGCGATGGGGTCGCTGGTGCTGCTGGTGCCGCCGATCGTGCTGGGAACCGGCTGGTTCCTGCTGCTGCGCCCCTTTGGCCTGACGGATGCCGCCGCGCCGCTGGTGGTCGCCGGCATCAATGCGCTGATGGCGCTGCCCTTCGTGCTGCGGGTGCTCGCGCCGGCAATCGCCGTCCACCGGGCGCGCACCGCGCGGCTTTCGGCAAGCCTCGGCCTGTCCGGTCTCGCCAGAATGCGGATCGTCGACTGGCCGGGTCTGAAAAAGCCGCTTTCGACCGCGCTTTCCTTCGCCACGGCGCTGTCGCTCGGCGATCTCGGCGCCGTGGCGCTGTTCGGCGGCGATGACCTGACAACGCTGCCCTGGCTGCTCTACAGCCGGCTCGGCAGCTACCGCACGGACGATGCCAACGGGCTGGCGCTTCTTCTTGGCGCGATCTGCCTTGTCCTGATGGTTGCCGGCACTCGTCAGCCTGCCGCGCGATGA
- a CDS encoding thiamine ABC transporter ATP-binding protein: MPVDITLRDVALRLGEKNFLFDGRIEGAKVSAVTGRSGSGKSTLLNLIAGFEKPDSGDVLIAGERVNALHVSKRPVTVVFQDNNLFAHLDIFTNVGLGLDPALKLDDAGRERVRDALERVGLAGYDKRRPATLSGGERQRAAFARALVRDRPVLLLDEPFAALDPEMRGEMGRLLLELHRESGNTVVIISHEPDEVEAIADHRLVVEDGRLSARY, translated from the coding sequence ATGCCCGTCGATATTACCCTCCGCGATGTGGCTCTCCGGCTCGGGGAGAAGAATTTTCTCTTCGACGGCCGGATCGAGGGGGCAAAGGTGAGTGCGGTGACCGGCCGCTCCGGCTCCGGCAAATCGACGCTCCTGAACCTGATCGCCGGCTTCGAGAAGCCCGATAGCGGCGATGTCCTGATCGCCGGGGAGCGCGTGAACGCGCTTCATGTTTCGAAACGGCCGGTAACGGTGGTGTTTCAGGACAACAACCTGTTTGCCCATCTCGATATCTTCACCAATGTCGGCCTCGGCCTTGATCCCGCCCTGAAGCTCGACGATGCCGGACGGGAAAGGGTGCGCGATGCGCTGGAGCGGGTCGGGCTGGCGGGCTATGACAAGCGCCGGCCGGCGACGCTGTCCGGCGGAGAGCGCCAGCGCGCGGCCTTTGCCCGGGCGCTGGTGCGCGACCGGCCGGTTCTGCTGCTCGACGAGCCCTTCGCCGCCCTCGATCCCGAAATGCGCGGCGAGATGGGCAGGCTGCTGCTTGAACTTCACCGCGAATCCGGCAATACCGTCGTTATCATCTCGCACGAGCCGGACGAGGTGGAGGCGATTGCCGACCACCGTCTGGTTGTCGAGGATGGACGACTTTCCGCGCGCTATTGA
- a CDS encoding M48 family metalloprotease: MVNLVGRGRRQDRRRRFLPGVRPSVFVLIGALGLSSCQTNDTFFILPETPAAAEQTVDALTRNDPNAAMGAREHPRILENYGGQYRDPQVEKLVARVAGALTAVSENPRQTYRITILNSPSINAFALPGGYLYVTRGLLALATDASEIAAVLSHEMAHVTANHGIERQRREEAEAISNEVISEVLPGNPEVGQIAARGKLRLAAFSRQQELEADAIGIRMLAEAGYDPYAASRFLRSMAAYAQYESTGAEGESLDFLSSHPNTPRRIELAAEQAALYANVGATEIGREYFLNGINGLLYGSNPEQGYIRNRDFYHPKLQIAFEVPPGFVMTDKANAVVATGPGDVAIRFDGVKANGRRNLEDYIRSGWVTGLVDGSVQTTTVNGMSAATAKAVAGDWVFDVTVIRDGGDIYRLLTAAPRGSGALEDVAFSVRSSFHKLTPAEAADLKPLRLRIVTVKPGDTVASIAAQMMGTNRKLALFQVLNALQPGATLSAGDTVKIVSQ, translated from the coding sequence ATGGTAAATTTGGTCGGCCGCGGCCGCAGGCAAGACAGACGCAGGCGCTTCCTGCCGGGAGTGCGGCCCTCGGTGTTCGTCCTGATCGGCGCGCTGGGGCTTTCCTCATGCCAGACCAACGACACGTTCTTTATCCTGCCGGAAACCCCGGCCGCTGCCGAGCAGACCGTCGACGCGCTGACCCGCAACGATCCGAACGCGGCAATGGGCGCGCGCGAGCATCCGCGCATTCTCGAGAATTACGGTGGTCAGTACCGCGATCCGCAGGTGGAAAAGCTGGTGGCCCGCGTGGCGGGAGCGCTGACGGCCGTGTCGGAAAATCCGCGCCAGACCTACCGGATCACGATCCTGAATTCGCCGAGCATCAACGCCTTCGCGCTGCCGGGCGGTTATCTCTATGTCACGCGCGGGCTGCTGGCGCTTGCCACCGACGCCTCCGAGATCGCCGCCGTGCTGTCGCACGAGATGGCCCATGTGACCGCCAATCACGGCATCGAGCGCCAGCGCCGCGAGGAAGCGGAAGCGATTTCCAACGAGGTGATTTCCGAGGTGCTGCCGGGCAATCCGGAGGTCGGCCAGATCGCCGCGCGCGGCAAGCTGCGCCTCGCCGCCTTCTCGCGCCAGCAGGAGCTGGAGGCCGACGCGATCGGTATCCGCATGCTGGCGGAAGCCGGCTACGATCCCTATGCCGCATCGCGTTTCCTGCGTTCGATGGCGGCCTATGCGCAATATGAATCGACCGGGGCGGAAGGCGAGAGCCTGGACTTCCTGTCAAGCCATCCCAATACGCCGCGGCGTATCGAGCTTGCCGCCGAACAGGCTGCGCTCTATGCCAATGTCGGCGCCACAGAGATCGGGCGCGAGTATTTCCTGAACGGAATCAATGGCCTGCTTTACGGCAGCAATCCGGAGCAGGGCTATATCCGCAACCGTGATTTCTATCATCCGAAACTGCAGATCGCCTTTGAGGTGCCGCCCGGCTTCGTGATGACCGACAAGGCCAATGCGGTGGTGGCCACCGGCCCCGGCGATGTCGCGATCCGTTTCGACGGGGTCAAGGCCAATGGCCGGCGCAACCTCGAGGATTATATCAGGAGCGGCTGGGTGACGGGACTGGTGGATGGCTCGGTTCAGACCACCACCGTCAACGGAATGTCGGCCGCAACCGCGAAGGCGGTCGCCGGCGACTGGGTTTTCGATGTGACCGTGATCCGCGACGGCGGCGACATATACCGCCTGCTGACCGCCGCTCCGCGCGGCAGCGGCGCGCTGGAGGACGTTGCCTTCTCCGTCCGCTCGTCGTTCCACAAGCTGACGCCGGCCGAGGCCGCCGATCTGAAGCCGCTGAGGCTTCGCATCGTTACCGTCAAGCCGGGCGATACGGTTGCCAGCATCGCCGCGCAGATGATGGGAACCAACCGCAAGCTCGCCCTGTTCCAGGTGCTGAACGCATTGCAGCCGGGCGCGACGCTTTCGGCGGGCGACACGGTGAAGATCGTTTCGCAGTAG
- a CDS encoding RNA polymerase factor sigma-32, with amino-acid sequence MDIDVQDHRIASAAMAAPYLTREQETELATRWRVEDDSNARDDIAMAHLRLVVSMAGKFRGFGLPRADLVQEGYVGLLEAAARFDHQRGVRFSTYASWWVRASMQDYVLRNWSIVRGGTSSTQKALFFKLRRLRAKIAARDRNMSSQAIYEEIAASLGVSVSDVQVMDARLSGNDASLQAPVGSEGEDGAERIDLLVCDAPLPEEQVSGIIDGERLHLRLKRALTKLSARENRVIRARKLADDGATLAELGAELGISKERVRQIETRALEKLKMAMTSDGPTELAIA; translated from the coding sequence ATGGATATCGACGTACAGGACCACCGCATTGCCAGCGCAGCGATGGCGGCGCCCTATCTCACACGCGAACAGGAAACAGAACTCGCGACCCGCTGGCGGGTCGAGGACGACAGCAATGCGCGCGACGACATCGCAATGGCGCATCTGAGGCTGGTGGTCTCGATGGCCGGCAAGTTTCGCGGCTTCGGCCTTCCCCGGGCGGATCTGGTGCAGGAAGGCTATGTCGGCCTGCTGGAAGCGGCCGCCCGGTTCGATCATCAGCGCGGCGTCCGGTTTTCCACCTATGCCAGCTGGTGGGTGCGGGCCTCGATGCAGGACTACGTGCTGCGCAACTGGTCGATCGTGCGCGGCGGCACCAGCTCCACCCAGAAGGCGCTGTTCTTCAAGCTGAGACGGCTTCGCGCCAAGATCGCGGCGCGCGACCGGAACATGAGTTCGCAGGCGATCTACGAGGAGATCGCCGCCAGCCTCGGCGTCTCGGTTTCGGATGTCCAGGTCATGGATGCCCGCCTTTCCGGCAATGACGCTTCGCTTCAGGCCCCTGTCGGGAGCGAGGGCGAGGACGGCGCCGAACGGATCGATCTCCTGGTTTGCGATGCGCCGCTTCCCGAAGAGCAGGTTTCCGGCATCATCGACGGCGAGCGCCTGCATCTTCGGCTGAAGCGCGCGCTCACCAAGCTCTCGGCGCGGGAGAACCGCGTGATCCGCGCGCGCAAGCTCGCCGATGACGGCGCCACGCTCGCCGAACTCGGCGCCGAACTCGGCATCTCCAAGGAACGCGTCCGCCAGATCGAAACCCGGGCGCTTGAAAAGCTGAAAATGGCGATGACATCGGACGGGCCCACCGAGCTCGCGATCGCCTGA
- a CDS encoding CarD family transcriptional regulator produces the protein MTVQQKKPAGRHGFKPGESIVYPAHGVGMISAIEEQEVAGMKLELFVIEFDKDKMRLKVPVAKAMSIGMRKLSETDFVERALKVVQGKARVKRTMWSRRAQEYDAKINSGDLISIAEVVRDLYRAENQPEQSYSERQLYEAALDRMAREIAAVNKMSDTESVRLIETHLAKGPKRGKAAEDEDDAREEAA, from the coding sequence ATGACAGTACAACAGAAAAAGCCTGCCGGCCGCCACGGTTTCAAACCCGGCGAGTCCATCGTCTACCCTGCCCACGGCGTTGGCATGATCAGCGCGATCGAGGAGCAGGAAGTGGCCGGCATGAAGCTCGAACTCTTCGTTATCGAATTCGACAAGGACAAGATGCGCCTGAAAGTGCCGGTGGCCAAGGCCATGAGCATCGGCATGCGCAAGCTTTCGGAGACCGATTTCGTCGAGCGCGCGCTGAAGGTTGTGCAGGGCAAGGCCCGCGTGAAGCGCACCATGTGGTCGCGCCGCGCGCAGGAATATGACGCCAAGATCAATTCCGGCGACCTGATCTCGATCGCCGAAGTGGTTCGCGATCTTTACCGCGCCGAAAACCAGCCCGAGCAGTCCTATTCCGAACGCCAGCTCTATGAGGCAGCGCTCGACCGCATGGCGCGCGAAATCGCCGCCGTCAACAAGATGTCGGATACCGAGTCTGTCCGTCTGATCGAAACCCACCTTGCCAAGGGTCCCAAGCGCGGCAAGGCCGCCGAAGACGAAGACGACGCCCGCGAGGAAGCCGCCTGA
- the fdxA gene encoding ferredoxin FdxA → MTYVVTDNCIKCKYTDCVEVCPVDCFYEGENFLVIHPDECIDCGVCEPECPAEAIKPDTEPGLDKWLKLNADFSESWPNITIKKEPLPEAEEMDGVENKFEQFFSDKPGAGD, encoded by the coding sequence ATGACCTATGTCGTGACCGATAACTGCATCAAGTGCAAATATACCGATTGCGTCGAAGTCTGCCCGGTGGACTGTTTCTACGAGGGCGAGAACTTCCTCGTCATCCATCCCGACGAATGCATCGACTGCGGCGTTTGCGAGCCGGAATGTCCGGCCGAGGCGATCAAGCCCGATACCGAGCCCGGCCTCGACAAGTGGTTGAAGCTGAACGCCGATTTTTCCGAATCCTGGCCCAATATCACCATCAAGAAAGAGCCGCTTCCCGAAGCGGAAGAGATGGACGGGGTCGAAAACAAGTTCGAGCAATTCTTCTCCGACAAGCCCGGCGCGGGCGACTGA
- a CDS encoding RNA-binding S4 domain-containing protein — MVDAATRQRIDKWLFFARIVKTRSLAQKLVRDGKVRLNGSRLVRPSVEVGDGDRLVVSLERRDVHLIVRAPGMRRGPFTEAQALYEDVSPPPQAREALTAFEQAQRVPGSGRPTKKERRDLSKLRGD; from the coding sequence ATGGTTGATGCCGCGACAAGACAGCGCATCGACAAATGGCTGTTCTTCGCGCGCATCGTCAAGACCCGCTCGCTGGCGCAGAAACTGGTGCGCGACGGCAAGGTCCGGCTCAACGGATCGCGGCTGGTCCGCCCGAGCGTCGAGGTGGGTGACGGCGACAGGCTCGTCGTTTCGCTGGAGCGCCGCGATGTTCATCTGATCGTGCGCGCGCCGGGTATGCGCCGGGGGCCGTTTACGGAGGCGCAGGCGCTGTACGAGGATGTCAGCCCGCCGCCGCAAGCGCGTGAAGCGCTGACCGCGTTTGAGCAGGCGCAGCGGGTTCCGGGCTCCGGACGGCCGACCAAGAAGGAACGCCGCGACCTTTCGAAACTGCGCGGCGATTGA